Proteins encoded together in one Quercus lobata isolate SW786 chromosome 3, ValleyOak3.0 Primary Assembly, whole genome shotgun sequence window:
- the LOC115980125 gene encoding uncharacterized protein LOC115980125 has translation MVMDFPLDDSGATAFSSSSSSSPFLHPNCLAGFAGDSRSLSPRRTVLSKISKRSSATPIFAASNAMGNCQTRLEQSPEAHHGPHLMRKILVSALKRSSKLLSRRGLFEKASPRKKLKLKKAVL, from the exons ATGGTAATGGACTTTCCGTTGGATGACAGTGGTGCGACGGCGTTTTcgtcctcctcttcttcttcgcCCTTTCTCCACCCAAATTGCCTCGCAGGCTTCGCCGGAGACTCTCGGAGTCTAAGTCCCCGCAGAACTGTACTGTCGAAGATATCGAAGCGAAGCTCCGCCACGCCGATCTTCGCCgccag CAATGCGATGGGAAATTGTCAAACAAGGCTCGAGCAAAGCCCAGAAGCCCATCACGGTCCTCATCTAATGAGGAAGATCTTGGTTAGCGCCTTGAAGCGAAGCTCCAAGCTGCTGAGCAGAAGAG GGTTGTTTGAGAAAGCTTCACCtaggaaaaaattgaagttaaaAAAAGCTGTGCTCTGA
- the LOC115979498 gene encoding cytochrome P450 71A1-like — MDLKLLQSLWQESHGVLAHNLHFLIPLLLLPLILLLLLRLNKGGNLNLPPSPPKLPIVGNLHQLGSLPHGSFQALSNKHGPLMFLHLGCVPTLVVSSPEMVKEMLKSHDIVFANRARTTAVDIFLNGSTDLTFAPYGEYWRQVRKICVQELLSPDRVQSFQFLREEEVDIMIKKIRGSCLEGKQVNISEMLITVSNNIVFRTVLGQRNEGEDGKRRYGELWMRVMEEAACFSFREYFPFLGWLDVLTGITSRLKRTFKDIDALFELVIKEHKDKMLTTDGGQSNKKNFVEILLQLKEDGMLDFDLNQDSIKAILLDMFVGSTDTSITTMEWAMAELMKNPNIMKKAQEEVRQVVGRKSKVAVNDVNQMCYLKCIVKETLRLHPPVPFLVPRETSANAKLGGYDIPCKTRVYVNSWAIQRDPKFWDKAEEFLPERFNANNSNPIDFIGQDFQYIPFGGGRRVCPGMSAGLKTVEYVLANLLYWFDWEFLGSAIGEELDMSEVFGLSIHKKVPLYLAATPYHP, encoded by the exons ATGGATCTAAAATTGTTGCAGTCATTGTGGCAAGAGTCGCATGGAGTACTAGCACATAACCTTCACTTCcttattcctcttcttcttctacctcTTATCCTTCTCCTTCTGCTTAGACTCAATAAAGGTGGAAATCTCAATTTACCTCCATCCCCACCAAAGCTACCAATAGTTGGTAACCTTCATCAACTAGGCTCACTTCCCCACGGCTCTTTCCAAGCCCTTTCCAACAAGCATGGTCCCTTAATGTTCTTGCACTTGGGCTGTGTTCCAACTCTTGTAGTTTCCTCCCCAGAAATGGTGAAAGAAATGCTGAAGAGCCATGATATTGTCTTTGCGAATCGAGCAAGAACAACTGCTGTAGATATCTTTCTCAATGGAAGCACAGACTTGACGTTTGCACCCTATGGTGAGTATTGGAGACAAGTTAGAAAGATTTGTGTTCAAGAGCTTTTGAGCCCTGATAGAGTGCAATCATTTCAATTCTTGAGGGAAGAAGAGGTTGATATTATGATCAAGAAGATACGAGGTTCATGTCTAGAAGGAAAACAGGTTAATATAAGTGAGATGTTGATTACTGTCTCAAACAACATTGTCTTCAGAACTGTTCTAGGACAAAGAAATGAAGGAGAAGATGGTAAGAGAAGGTATGGGGAGTTGTGGATGAGGGTAATGGAGGAAGCTGCATGTTTTAGTTTTAgagaatattttccttttttgggatGGCTAGATGTGCTTACAGGTATAACCTCAAGACTGAAAAGGACTTTCAAAGACATAGATGCATTATTCGAATTGGTGATTAAGGAGCACAAGGACAAGATGTTGACAACAGATGGTGGCCAGTCcaataagaaaaattttgtagaaattctCCTCCAGCTTAAAGAAGATGGCATGCTTGACTTTGATCTAAATCAAGACAGCATCAAAGCAATCCTactg GATATGTTTGTGGGATCAACTGATACTTCCATAACAACAATGGAGTGGGCAATGGCGGAGCTCATGAAAAACCCAAATATCATGAAGAAAGCACAAGAAGAGGTCAGACAAGTGGTTGGAAGGAAATCAAAGGTGGCTGTAAATGATGTCAATCAAATGTGCTACTTAAAATGTATCGTCAAGGAGACACTTCGATTACATCCTCCTGTGCCATTCTTGGTTCCTAGAGAAACATCTGCAAATGCTAAACTTGGTGGCTATGACATTCCTTGTAAAACAAGAGTGTATGTCAATTCTTGGGCCATTCAAAGAGACCCCAAATTCTGGGACAAGGCTGAGGAGTTCCTTCCAGAGAGATTCAATGCTAATAATAGCAATCCGATTGATTTTATAGGCCAAGACTTTCAATATATCCCATTTGGAGGTGGAAGAAGGGTATGCCCTGGTATGTCAGCTGGACTTAAAACAGTTGAGTATGTTCTTGCCAACCTCTTATATTGGTTTGATTGGGAGTTTCTTGGTAGTGCAATAGGAGAGGAGTTGGACATGAGTGAGGTATTTGGGCTTAGTATTCATAAGAAAGTCCCTCTTTATCTTGCTGCAACTCCTTACCATCCTTAA
- the LOC115979248 gene encoding histidine-containing phosphotransfer protein 1-like gives MDVVVQLQRQLADHTASLFHEGFLNEQFNQLQQLQDESNPDFVVEVVSLFFEDSERLLNELAKALEQQAVDYKKVDAHVHQLKGSSSSIGAQRVQGVCIPFRNFCEEQNNEGCLKCLQQVKHEYSLVKNKLETLFKLEQQLIAAGGSFPTL, from the exons ATGGATGTTGTGGTTCAGTTGCAGAGGCAGTTGGCAGACCACACTGCCTCTCTCTTCCATGAG GGATTTCTAAATGAGCAGTTTAACCAGCTTCAGCAGCTGCAAGATGAGAGCAACCCTGATTTTGTGGTTGAAGTTGTGTCTCTTTTCTTTGAAGACTCTGAGAGACTTCTTAATGAGCTAGCTAAAGCTCT AGAACAGCAGGCTGTTGATTACAAAAAGGTGGATGCCCATGTTCATCAGTTGAAGGGTAGCAGCTCCAG TATTGGTGCACAGAGAGTTCAAGGAGTCTGCATTCCGTTCAGAAATTTCTGCGAGGAGCAGAACAATGAAGG TTGTCTCAAATGTCTGCAACAAGTAAAGCATGAGTATTCCCTTGTGAAAAATAAGCTTGAAACACTATTCAAG CTGGAGCAACAGCTTATTGCTGCCGGTGGCTCATTTCCTACATTGTGA